A stretch of the Porites lutea chromosome 12, jaPorLute2.1, whole genome shotgun sequence genome encodes the following:
- the LOC140953910 gene encoding leptin receptor gene-related protein-like, translating into MGIIALSFSGAIGVLFVILGCALEQYGVWWPLFVLFFYVLAPVPTVIAKRFCEDFSSNASNVIKETAMFFTAGNVVSAFGLPIVLAHCEIIKWGATALVLSGNVFIFVTILAYFLIFTGEDDWGF; encoded by the exons ATGGG gATAATTGCTCTGTCATTCAGTGGAGCGATCGGTGTGCTTTTCGTTATTCTTGGCTGTGCTTTGGAGCAATATGG agTGTGGTGGCCATTGTTTGTAT TGTTCTTTTATGTACTTGCTCCTGTACCCACTGTTATAGCCAAACGGTTCTGTGAAGACTTCTCTTCTAATGCTTCAAA CGTTATCAAGGAAACAGCAATGTTTTTTACTGCAGGAAACGTGGTCTCTGCATTTG GTCTACCCATAGTTCTTGCCCACTGTGAGATT ATAAAGTGGGGAGCAACAGCATTGGTCCTTTCTGGAAATGTCTTCATCTTTGTAACTATTCTGGCctattttctcattttcactGGAGAAGATGATTGGGGATTTTAA